The Anoplopoma fimbria isolate UVic2021 breed Golden Eagle Sablefish chromosome 9, Afim_UVic_2022, whole genome shotgun sequence genome contains the following window.
GACTTCAATAACTTTAGCCCCGAAACATCTCACTAATGGGATCCAACTTACATTCGGCACTCCCAGCACAAGTTTCGGTCCGGCTGCTCTTTCAGGATGCAGTCAAAAGCAGACCTGCGTATTCTGTTGGATGGTGAGTTTCCATCTTCATTGCCGACTTGTTCAAGGCACAGCTTACAAATCAGTATtaatttggtttaaaacaaatgaatcccCAAATTGGAGCATCTGCATTCCTTTTGCTAATGAGAGCAGACTTCTTTTCTGCTGGAGTTAGGCTACTTTGGAAAATGAACAGGGCTGTACCAAATAGTTCAAAGATGTATTCATATCATTGccatttgaattattattattaaaaaacgTACACAACATAGCATGCAAGTATCCACCTGCCTCCACCTTCttgtcccctctctctctcaaacaatGCAGCCAtgtgtcctcatctctgcaATTGTCTCAGTCCATGatccaaatgtcaaaatgtattgaaaaaataatagatttatattttccaaaattcacaacatgtattaatccatatttgttggttttaagcctctcaaaaacaacattttcactgtggtTGAAAACTGTTCATTATGTCAACAGCAGCACCATACATCAGGCAACATGTATACAGTATAGCCATAGTAAAATACAAAGGGAGGGACTTATATATTGCAAAATTAATAACATCCATAATATTGTTCTTTTAGGCCAACCAATGTCGTGTTGAGCAATAATCTCGCCATATCGCCTGATGGCGTCCTAATAGttaattgttttataatgttataataagtTGTATGATATGCATATAAACTAGCAGGTCacaatattttaaacaatacTGTGTTTACAACTTTGTGGCAATAATTTCCTGTTGGAAAATGGTTTTCCCAGTTCGGTTTGTAAGAACCTTCCGGATAAACTGATAAACTGCGAGCCAGCCAACATCGCCCGACCTCAATACTGCtcttactatactatactgcaGCCAGCTTCCAAAAATCTTATGGAAAACCTTCCCAAAAGAGTGGAGGTTCTTATGAGAAGTTCAACAATCACATAATGGGTGTCAAGCCACATAGTGCAGGAAACCAGGCCCCCCCTATTTTTTTCAGTAGATCAACTCAAGGTCACTCAAGTAGAcaacacatattcacacacattaaagagTGTGAATGCAGAATATGGTCGAACAGAATTGGTGTGAGAGGTCGGacggtgtgagtgtgtgaaggCAAATTgattaaagagagagaaggaactCCTTCCAGTGCTGTACAGCTTCCCGTAAAGACTAAGACCTTTATTGAGTAAAATTCCAGGTCGGCTTATGGCCGCACGACCCGCCATCTCCAACCGGGCCGATTATTGAATACGccgtgaaacacacacacacacacacacacacacacacacacacacacacacacacacacacacacacacacacacacacacacacacacacacacacaaacacaacatgtacGGAGCAACCGGAGGCCTGTTGTGAGGCGACATTGATGACGCGTGTTGGATGGGATAATCTCTCCAGCTGTACTCTCCCCCCGCAGAGGAGTGAGGCTCATTTGgccccaccaaaaaaaaaagctcactgATGTTTTTCCACACACTGATGAACCCCCCCTCCTGCTTTTTTCTGCAGTTTACCAAGAACACACAACTAGAACCAACTTTGTGTGCTGAGTTTATCCGTCATGGTCCATCCCTACTGATTTGATGACTTGGTTCATCTGCTGAGTTTAGTCTGCACCATGTCCATGCAGCAGAAAGGCTGACACGAAGAGTCAGCTTCGTAGGAGCAGAAAGGGACTTTGAAATGGGTCATATGTCACAGTAATAAGGCTGCATCGTAACTCAGTGACGTGTCTCCCCCTGTTGGTTTGATACAGACATCACATAGCTTTGATTCATGGCATCAGTTTAAAGGAAATTGCCCACTGAGTTTAAATGCTTCTCTTAAAGTCAggcatgacattttttttagcagctctaatagaaaaaaattgaaaacaacTCTTTGACTTCATGGTTCTTTAACACTGCATGGCAGACATTTCTTAAACcaattttttgtaaaaaaataaaataaaatacaaagttgTAATTTTAACATATGAAAAATAACATACTTTGTAGAAAATgacaatgtgttttgttatcAGCTTAGATTTAAGGTTCTTTAGGCTTTTTTCCTAGCGTTATTCAGACAAGGAAAGAGAAACAATATTGAGCAGGGGTTTTCACTCTTGTAATTCAAGACCCACTTCTGATTGTTGAAAAACAAATCCGGGGACCGCTTTCCCAAATATATGAGGAACAAAAACCACCAAAAAAGGTGTAATgatgaatataaaatacatattctgATTACCCACACCCTTCACTGGCTGCCGTTATGAATCCAGATTTATGAATTTAGTTTCATATTTCCTCACCACCTCAACAGCACTTTTAATACCCACATTACTTTAAAACCAATCCATTTAGTGCCACTGCATCTGAGGGGACATTCTAACAGgggtaagaaaaacaaacatgtttgtgtctACCTGATGATGTGTTGTGATTGGTGTGTCATTGTGTGAGCAAGAGGTCATATATAATAGATTATTTGGCcctttctttgtcattttgatCAAACAGgatgcacaaacaaatattagaatatatttttgacTCAGTATGAAAAAAGCTTTCCAAACAGCTCCAAGAGACTGTGgtaagttttcattttcatttttctaaccAATTGACCCTCCAGATCCTTGTGCTCTACATAgcagtactactactgtacgtTTTGAAATggtacacaaaaaaataaggaaaGGAAAAAGTTCCAACCGCCAACATTGTTGTGGCGTGCCAGATGACATTACCTTTGTTACCTTTGCAAGAGTGAAAGGTTAACCACTCACAGCGAGTTCTCTCATGCAATTCTTGGCTAATAGAAGTACTCTGCGTGGGCGGGGTGGGAGGGAACCAAAGCTGCATTTTCAACTTCAATTCTACTTCAAGAGGCTTTATCTGCACTCTGATCCCTTCagtgaatgaataaattataatcACCGGTCGGACACCACGGCTTGAGGCATGAAGCTCTGCGGTCCCCACTAGGGGACAGCCTCCGTCTCATCTGCCTGTCCCTCGTGAGGAGACAGTGCAGGGTATAGAATAAAGTTAAACAATAACTCCAACTGGTTGGATATTGAAGTGTCTACTTTATACAGCTAAGAAGAGAACTCACAGTGATAACACGTCTGTAACCTTAGTATTAATAGTTGTCCTCAACAGAGTGTATCatgtattttactgtatatCAGTCACAAAGATGAAAGGCTCATTATCATATTGTTGCCATGGCATTTCAAACTCAGGACAGGACGAAACCAGGCATGACGAAGAGGCTGTGAATATGTGAAGTGATCTCATTCATTGGGGCTCTGCGTGATACCAAAACGCAGAGAAGAGAATGAGCAGTTTGTGGTTTGACAGCCAGTCTTGAGTATTTGCTCTTGCTGCGAttcttttgagaaaatgaactGCGTCGCTCCCGTGACGAAGATACTCAACGACAAAGGTAAAGACCCGCCATGCAATTTTAAACAGCCCATCATCGCCCATGCAGATTACTGCTAAGCTGCTGTAGCCCTTTCTTCCAGCCCTGCTCCTCTAAAGTGGACTTAAGAGTTCCTCTCGCAGAGGGGAGGAAACCCGCTTCCACACTCATTAAATCACTGCCGTTTgatattcattaattcattccATTTGCACCAGCCTTATTGGACTCGCTGCACATTTCTGGTCAATTCCAATTTTGTGCTTGAACATTGATGAGTGCTGTGAAAGCTGATTACACTCTTGCCTGTGTACTCTCCATCAATCCACTTTAATTAGAAGCTAGTGGTCCCTGCAACTTCTGGATGTTAATCCTCATGCACCAATTCTTATGTCAAGTCAAGTGACGTCGTGGGTTTGAGGTTAAAACAGCATCCTGCAGACTTGTATACTGTTACTTCTGTTACTTCATatctgagtgtttgtgttttgcacaCCAATGAGTGAGGCAGGTCAGTGAGAGGTGGACCTTTGTCCAGGGTCGGACAGTGggacattatttattcatgttgatGGATCTGGCCCGTCTGCGTAAATGTACCATGAGGAGCCCAATTACCTAGGGCGTCCTTTGCAGCCGCTCAGTCTCACATTCACAGAAAACTGGAAGTTGGATCGCATGTCAGCCACGAGTAACGCTACGCGTCTTATTTACATTTGCTGGGCCCGGATTCAACACTGTAAGCAAGCAGcgtttgtgtctgtttatggAAAGTGGCAGGAGTTGAAAGAGGCAAATATTAAGAGACAGTTTTACAGTAGAGAAGGGTGTCCAACAAGTGTTTCGGGTTGTTACTGTGATCATGGTGAACAAAGGTGAGGGATTTACATTCTTCAgtttgttgtctgtgtttgtgtgcgtgtgtctgtgtgtgtgtgtgtgtgtgtgtgtgtgtgtgtgtgtgtgtgtgtgtgtgtgtgtgtgtgtgtgtgtgtgtgtgtgtttttgtgtgtgtgtgtgtgtgtgtgtgtgtgttttgtgtgtgtgtgtgtgttgtgttgtgtgttttttgtgtgtgtgtgtgtgtttgtgtgtgtgtgtgtgtgtgtgtgtgtgtttgtgtgtgtgtgtgtgtgtgtgtgtgtgtgtgtgtgtgtgtgtgtgtgtgtgtgtgtgtgtgtgtgtgtgtgtgtgtgtgtgtgtgtgtatgtgtaacatGAGCTGTCCCCCCCCTCTCACACAGTGGGCTCCAGCGAGGATGTGAACACAAGCTATGAGATCTTCATTCCACATCAAAACCACAAGGAGTCACTACCACTTCTACTTCCTCTTCCTGGAATTCATTCGTTGTTACCGTCACCAGGTGAGACTCAATTCTGAATTCCTAACGCTGAGGATTTTGAATCATATTCAAAAGTTTTCAATCTATATTTTCTAGGGACATTCAGACATTTATCAAGTAAGAGCAGTGTAGTCGCACACGGATCAAATGTGTGTGATGGTGAAAGCAGCAGTTCAACACAAAGGGGCGAGGGCTTTTATCTCAAAAGGAAAGACGAGGCTCTCAAATACACCTTACGTGGCCTCAGTTTGCAGTAACCTATAGCTGAGCTGAACGCgcctgtaaaagaaaaaacagagcgGCAGCCCCAAATTTGAAACTTTATCCTAATGATAGAATCCACGATAaactgtctgctgtgaaaaagtccAACTGCCAGCCCAAATGAAAGATATCTAAACCTTTTACTGTTTTGGATGGAGCACCGACAGTGTCAATAAACAGTATCACTTTTAAGGGCATGTGACGTCCACTTCCTCATCTGCTGTGTCTTCCCACCTCCCATGACAACAATCTGCTTTAGCGTCTCTGGGAACCTCATGTCCACtttattctccctctctctcagcctctcctCCGTCAGATCGGGTCTACCTGCAAGCAGCAGCCATCTTCTGCAAGCTGCGCACAGAGAAGCCTGCGGCGCATCAACTCCTGCATTATGGGAAGAGGACAGACGCGCCGCTACCAGAGGGCGGAGCCAAAACAGCGCAGAGATGGGCCTACCAACTCGCCTACAACACACTCAAATGTATTAATCACCTAAATCGCTAGCTTTGAGATTTATGTAGAAGCAAGCCTACGGCCCGGAGAGGACGGACTGATGGCTAAACATAAAGTCGGGGGAGAAATTAATTTGATCTATTCTCCCGCTTTCCCCCAGCGAAACCTTACCCACCTCCTGTACGGAGGCCTTATCTCTATAATGAATGGCCGTGGAGCTGCAGCATGTGTCAACtccaatattcacttttgaaTAGCAGCTTCAACTGCGGATTGTAGATTAAGCAGTATATAGACGTATATTTCATTCCTTTGTGTGAGTGCAAATTACTTGAGCTGGAGGTACAGCAGATGTCTGTATGGGAGGTGATAAGAGGGTGCATGCCAtggaaacacatacacacacacacacacacacacacacacacacacacacacacacacacacacacacacacagatgtacatGTACGCACTCATACAGCaagcacacacagtgttttacTGCACATGTAGGGGTGGCATGTTTCTGCTtatagttttcattttatttggtcAGGTTTGGAGATATTGCACTCAGCACAATGGACTTAAATGGACTTGTAGGTCTGTGTTGCTGAAAGCAgttacaaaatgacatttaaagctgcactgataaatgttttcatattatcAATGGGTCTAATATACATAATGTGAAAGGGTTCACATGTAGTGTATAACCCAACTTTGCAGCTTCCCTGAGCTTTATGGAGCAATTTGACCTCTTTCCAAAGTCTTTTTTTCAccctttactgttttggttcactctcaacGCTCCAATCAACGTCATTTACCCCCCAAAACCTCCAATGAACACACTGTACACTACTAGCCTGACAACAAGTGGTCCACAAACAGATTAACTGACTAGCTGGTCTTCTCCATctaaaaagagatggagaagaccaaaccagagcaaaaaggagagtaaatatttgTCGACTTCTGTCAGGTGACCAGAAACACCACTCTTAAATTAAAGATAATGTTGCTGCTGAATAGGTAACTGCTTGCAAACATATTGCTTGCAGACATAACAACTTCATGAAATGAAGTCTTCTGCTGCCACCAAGTGCCCAAAAACCGTCAAATAATGATATCTAAAATCTGTATTTACATCTATTTACAGAAACAATGCTCTTGCTGCTTTGATTAATCAACAGTCTTAAGAAATAATCCCCAAGAAAACTGTGGAAGGCCAGGTCTATAAATTATCTGGAGTaacaaaacaccttttttcgtgtttttgtcatttggaTAAACCAAGCTTTGAAGATTTCTCTTCATTAGTCTTAGCGTGTCTTTTGTCAATTAACAATATTGTTTTCCTCCTAGATCAAGATTTACTGGAGGACATCATTGCTGACAGCTGCTTCCACACTTCCCAGCACATTGTGAGTCCCTCCAGATCTGACACTGTTGAGCTCAAACCCTAACCTGACCAACCAGATGGTTCGAAgccgtcattggaaactgtttggaaaagggccGGTACTTGATGAACAATTATGTCATTCTAACTCTTACCAAAGCAAGTCAGAAGAAGAGCGATCACATCTTTTCCATCGTGGAAAGCCTTCAGTGTCGttctttactcttttttttcaagtgaagAAATattctccagttctgatatgACTAAAGCTAGTGCAGCATCTAGGCTAACCGCTTCAGGAGCCGCCAGCGTCGTTGAGAACAAACAGTTGCCtctaactaaaactaaaaagcaCTTCAGCACTTGTATAACTGTCTGTGAGTTATCTCTGTTCAAATAAAGCAGCCGTGTTCTCTATCTCCGTATGGATGCGCTCCGTCGGTGTAAGGTAAAAAAATGAGTGAGAGCGACGGAGATGCAGTTAAAAGCCATTTGTATTCAGATCTGTACGTAGTCTGGCTGGTTATAGATGGCAAATGATGCACACAGGAGAGAGGGCAGACGCACTCCCCAACTGGGAGACTATAAATGACACTATAAAACACTGCgcaatgacacacacatggacaaGATACACAcctagcctgtgtgtgtgtgtgtgtgtaaaggatGATTTTATTGAGGGATGGGTGAAACATACAGAACAGGCTGACAGATCATTAGGCTGAAAGTGTGACTATAAAAGCCGCCACGAAGCTCTTTGTTATTCCACGCACCTCTTTGCTGCAATATAGCCTACTGTACataacccccccacacacacacacacacacacacacacacacacacacacacaaacacacacacacacacacacaaacacagaaaagttgagggaaagaatatatatatatatatactgtgttaGTGGccattaaagaaagaaagggaagtgTGAGAAATTATCTACTTAATAATTTCAGCCGAATACTTTTTAGATATTCAaaatggatcacatgactgtatGTAGACTAAAGTAAAATGGATCGCTtgtagtgacaaacccacacattcagcaaaaaaaaagttataaaagaaaacagtgtaCACCCTCcacaccaaacagcagactagctggtgaacatagacGAGGATTTAGCAGTTATAGAGCCAGCTTTGGTCTCCTCCTACTCTCCTCAGGAGTaggaggagaccaaaaacagagataaaaaatatctgaatattGGACTCACAGAAACTATACTCCAAATACATCTTCCTCTGTAACAGCTGTTAATTTGTAAATTAGCAACTTGCCGGGTTCATACAAGACGTAGCTGTtcaattgttgtttttgaattGTGCACCTATAACTGAGCCGTCATTAACGAAGCTTGTTTCACCTGTGCTTCTCTTGCTATGACGGGTCAAAATGACTGTCGAACAAGGTTCATTGCTATTTTAACTTTATAGtctaaatgatgatgatgatgttgatgatggtgaagatgaagaAAGCCCTCATGTTTTGCAGTGTGGGGACTTGTTGCCATTGGCGATGGTGATGCTGTTTGACTTCCAGGACCGACGTTTTCTGTCGCGTGAGCGTTCAACGAAGGACGGGGACGAGCCTCTGCAGGAAGTCAGGGACCTGGAGGGCAGtctgcagaggtgtgtgtgtgtgtgtgtttgtgtgtgagtgtgtgtttgtgtgtgtctgtgtgagtgtgtgtgtgtgtgtgtctgtgtgagtgtgtgttgtgtgtgtgtgtgtgtgtgtgtgtgtgtgtgtgtgtgtgtgtgtgtgtgtgtgtgtgtgtgtgtgtgtgtgtgtgtgtgtgtgtgtgtgtgtgtaaggagaTGGAATGTCTCACattcaagagttttttttaactgtagtTAAATCTAGATATCGCACAAACTGGTGGTGTGAAAATGTCCTCTGAAATATGTATACAatgatggtgtgtgtttgtgtgtatgtgtgtgtgtgtgtgtgtgtttgtgtgtttatacaggTGTAAAACTAAGCTGGCAGCGTCTCTTGCTCGCTGCAGAGTGAAACAGAACCTGCAAAGCAtctcctgttttctgtctgatCCTGTCAGGACCAAACATCACAGAACAAAATGTCTGCCGCTGTACGCGTGGGTCAATACTCTCAAGACCAAgtacgcacacacgcacacacacacactcagaaagaGACGCCATGCagtcatttgtttattttacactcATTCTGCTCCTAATTTTCTACTAGTTTTAACATAATTCtgcgttttaaaatgtattgaagaCATTTAATCATCtgactattatttttttgcaatgaatGGAacttaccatatttggaatgcagaggagtgtaGTAGAGAGGCCGCATACGACTCTGATAGAAGCATCACCCTCTCAATCACAAGAAGctcgccctaaagcataccctgctttttGGTCTATTTGagtctaaatggaccataatttactaaatgaacatcatgctgtattgaagaagactttaaactagcaattgagaccataaactcatatttacaatgtttactgaccataaactcatatttacaatgtttactgaggtaataaatcaagtgagaagtcggggcattttctcatagacttccacacaatcagacttctttttgcaacctgaGGAGTCGCCACCTGCTGGTgggtagagagaatgcaagttcaagaCACTTCCATATTGGCTTTACTCAGCAGAAATGAAGGTCGCCACCTGGTCTAAACCAGTTAGGATTGACAGTATAAAGAACGCCAGTGTGTTAAACTTTAACACATTTGCCGTTTATAAAGTgacaatgtgtgtttgaagtGACATGCTCTGTCTGGAGGGGGGATTGCAGGATGAGGTTAATGGTGAATGAAGGCACATCTCAAACAGAAAGGTTCAGCATTCTAACAGCTTAACGGTAAAAATTGTTCCTGAGGTAACACCGTTCCCCAGTCACAATATTTGTCGGAAAAACAGGGGAAACCCACTACGTTGCTGCCTCAAATGAAGCGTTTAATctaacagaaaacattttcctcttctccctctctcccatgTTTGATGCTGTCCTCTCGGTAAGTGTCGATAACTACATGGATCTCATCACACAGTCGCCTCCAGCTTTGGTGACCATAAATGTCAAAGCATTAGCAAAGTCGTGGAATGTCTTGATGGGTGGATCAAGTTTCTTTAAGGAGACCTTTCTCACCAATGCCATGAAGTCGATAATGATGGCATGTGTTTGCGGGGGTAACTGGACCTTTTATATCTATTTGTGGACACAACTTCAACAGCTCAGTCCCAAGTTGTGATTTGGCACTCTTCCTCAAGTAACTCCTCTCCTCCGTAGTGTTGAGGAAGTGTGTAAAGCGCTACGAGGAGTCGGCTTGTGTGAAGTGGAGCCCCCGACTGACCTCAGAGAGGCGACATTCAGCAGAGACCCTCTCTGTCCGGACACACTCGTCTTCTCCCGGCAGCTCCATGCTTTGCTGCAGCACAGCAGcctcacaagcacacacacactcaacacacagGTAGCTAAGAAGGCATGTATGTAGGTTAGTGGGTAAATATGCTCACTAACAATAAACTTTTGAAGATCATTTTTAGTTGATGGGTACAAGATGACCGGTTGTAAGAGTAAAAATGCTGGTTGATAATATACGTGAGTAAAAATGACCAGGAATGAGGTTTAGAAGAactgaaaaatagaaatgaaacatcaaatgtttttctgtatgTCCCATTCATTAAAAGCAGAACGATTGGCTTTAAAAAATGTCCCCCAAAATATGCTACTCACTGGTAGGTAACCAGGAGGGAATGTAATGAATCACTCCAGTGGTTGACTTATTGTTCTTCTTGGACACATGAATAGCCTACAGCCTCACTTTACTGCTGAGAGACAGACTAAAGGTTTGCAGTCGTATTTCCCGTTATGAAGAGATGTTCAAAGTTGCTGGTCTGTGCAACCGAGGAAGCCGGTTTGCTTTCAATCTTGATTAGCAACGCGGCGGTGTATAACGCTGGAAGGTACCATTTTGCAGGACAGGAGTCTTTGCGTGGCGGTGAGCGCGTTACGCCCCCTGCTGTTCGACAAAGGGGACGTCCTGGTGGCGGGGTCCTTCTCGTCAGTGACCGTTGCTCATGTTTCCGTGGCGGCCGCTGCCCGCTTCGGCCGAGTGCTGGTCTGCGGTGCCGATCATACAACCGGGCAATTAGAGGAGTTGCAAGAACTGCTTGCACAAATGGACATCAAAAGTGAGCAATGAAAGCACCGTAGTGAGAGAAAAAATGTGTGATGGACATTTTGTATGAGCCTTTTTGGAATATTTCCACTTCAATTTCCATTCATGACTTTCCTGATGCAAATACATGCCCAACGTAGACGTGCGAGTCCTGTCAGAAGCCTTCTGCGGTCTGGAGGAGTTGGATGCCGCCGTCCAGCGCTTAAAGGTCATCATAGTGCTCCCCCAGTGCTCATCCTCTGCGCTCAATGACCCCGTGCCCACCATCCACAGCGAACACGGAGGTACGTACACATCAACCGgtagaaaatgaaatatatagaGAGAAATTGATAGAGGTAGtgtttttccattaaatttCCCATATATGCACAAATGCTAAATACATTTGATCCTGTTGTCAGACTGGGATCTACTGCCAGACTTGTGTCACAATTCTGTATCCCTGAGCAAAATACAGAAGATGGCCAGCCAGCAGGCACGACTATTGGCACACGCTCTCTCCTGTAAGTACATATTAATAGGGGTGATCATACCcagcacacacatatatatgcactACTAAAACACTGTACTGTCTTGTTTGTCAGTCCCAAAGGTCCAGACAGTGGTCTACTGCACACGCTCAGTGTATCCCGAGGAAAATGAACAACTAGTGAAAAGAGTTTTAGATAAAACGCACAATTACCCCAAACTGCTGCCCTTCAggtaaacagacacacacacacacacacacacacacacacacacacacacacacacacacacacacacacacacacacacacacacactctctctctctctctacctctctctttgCAGGTTATAGTTATCTGTCTATTACATATTTCATTATGcaatcacatttttaatttcttgtCCACAGACTCAAACCCTAAATGTAATTTGGTCTGTTTTTACTACAGgccacacataaaacaaaaagtgcttttaaaaaaagtagatCCAGGTGCATTTAAAGGTAACATGAAGCTGAAGGCATTTACACACTGTTTTCCCTTCACTAAACAACAAGCCTGTGACAGAGAGCGACCAGGTGATTGGCAGCTCGAAGTGAAGATCACCTGCTTTAGCATAAAAATCACTTTGAAACTGACTTTGCTCTCACTGTCATTGAGATACAGTCAGATCATTGAATTCATGCTCATCCAACGATGCCATTTCCCTGAGAACAAACAAGAAGTCGACTTGCAAAACCAACCTGCATGTCTTTAATcctaacaaaacaaacagtctACGGCCGtgctagtggctctgtgaggctgtgaaaAATTCATCTGGAAAGCATTtattgaatttgcatcataaggaatgaaaacagc
Protein-coding sequences here:
- the LOC129095740 gene encoding putative methyltransferase NSUN7, encoding MNCVAPVTKILNDKVGSSEDVNTSYEIFIPHQNHKESLPLLLPLPGIHSLLPSPASPPSDRVYLQAAAIFCKLRTEKPAAHQLLHYGKRTDAPLPEGGAKTAQRWAYQLAYNTLKYQDLLEDIIADSCFHTSQHICGDLLPLAMVMLFDFQDRRFLSRERSTKDGDEPLQEVRDLEGSLQRCKTKLAASLARCRVKQNLQSISCFLSDPVRTKHHRTKCLPLYAWVNTLKTNVEEVCKALRGVGLCEVEPPTDLREATFSRDPLCPDTLVFSRQLHALLQHSSLTSTHTLNTQDRSLCVAVSALRPLLFDKGDVLVAGSFSSVTVAHVSVAAAARFGRVLVCGADHTTGQLEELQELLAQMDIKNVRVLSEAFCGLEELDAAVQRLKVIIVLPQCSSSALNDPVPTIHSEHGDWDLLPDLCHNSVSLSKIQKMASQQARLLAHALSFPKVQTVVYCTRSVYPEENEQLVKRVLDKTHNYPKLLPFRVNGPIFPNDSQSIDTTDSKFFRLEASQFTNGCFVARLSRQADPTKVETVHDVLARAAAKGLLGGIIPEQSKTVKKGKSRKNRVASAGSKPSSPSSQERQTGSKVVNGEEPDAALENEEKRGECDQERENGKEEEKGGKGEKKRRGLKGSKRKVKGQTNRTTEVSKQHLKSHKKKSTKAKVDQSHHKRRLTRSKPRRIPRLTLTLMSSAKPSNHLSPITALAHKLSNSPTIKSQQTDISAPSPARPAPPAPHSASHQVQRRNTEPERAERTLKDGARPESLFKARGKVVRPEKEDVLKPADFVLPPISPTSESSRSSSSFCQRLTRTSLSQPAQISAPSSLVSLPGL